The genomic region GGCGGTCAGAACGTGGCCACCCGTAACTTCCTTGCCTATTCGCGGACCCAGGAAAGCAGTGCTGATCAGGCCGGTGTGAAGTATTTAACAGAGGCAGGCATTTCTTCGCGCGGGATGCTGGAATTCATGCAGACCCTTGAAGGTCAGGAATTGCTGAGTACCGCAAGCCAGGACCCGTATCTGCGCAGCCACCCGCTTACCGTCGAACGTGTCGATTTCCTTGAAAACTATGTATCCAACTCGTCGCTCAAGGATGCCAAGGTCAGCCCGGATCTGTATGAGCGCCATGCCCGCATGCGCGCCAAACTGTTTGCCTTTACCAATCATATTCAAAATACGATGCGCACCTATCCCGAAAGCGATACGAGCATCGCCGCACGCTATGCCCGCTCGATCGCCTATTACCGGGATTCACAGCTTGAGCCCGCGCTTGAGATTATCGAAGGCCTGATCGCCGAGGAACCGTCCAATCCCTATTTCGAAGAACTGAAAGGCCAGATTCTTCTGGAATTCGGGCGTGCGCGCGATGCCATCCCACCACTGCAAAAGTCGGCTGAACTTTCAAACGGTGCGCCGCTGATCCGACTTCTTCTGGCGCATGCGATGATCGAAACCGGCGATGAGGCGTATCTGGCCCCGGCCAAGGAAAACCTGATCGGGGTACTGTCGCGCGAACGCGGCAATGCATCGGCATGGCGGTTCCGTGCGATTGTTGAAAACCGTTTGGGTAATGAAGGCGAAGCGTCCCTTTCGCAGGCTGAGTACAGCCTTCTGACCGGTGACCGGCAAGCGGCGAGCTATCATGCGGTTCAAGCCGACCGGAAACTTGAAAAAGGCACGGCCACATGGGTTCGTGCGCAGGACATTCTTCAGGCGACCAATCCTGATGGTGTACCGGGCAAGGACGCCGCCAATTGACGTCTTCGACTGCACTGCGTGCCAGGCCACGGACACCGCGCGCCTTCACATCCAGAAGGGTTTTGGCGTCTGTAATGGTCGTGCTGGGGTCACTCGGCATGGCAAGTTGCAGCCTGCCCGGTGCTGGTGTGGATGTCAGTGGTGACCTGAAACTTCTGTATGCGCCCTTTTCACTGTCCAACCCGCCGCGCTATTGGCAGGTCAATCAAAAGTCTGACGTGAACCCGGCCCCGCTTGGTTGGGAGGACAAGGACGGACGCATCGCCCTTGCCGCGCGCCCCGGCATGGGGGCATTTGAAATCGGTCGGCGGACAAATGTGATCGTGCTGGCCTCGCCCTTTTTGTCTTTTGATTGGCAATTCAACAGAGCCGCCCAAGTCGGCGATGTTGAACTGGTACTTGGTTTCCGACGGCAGGCACAGGGAAGCTGGACAGAAAGCGACCTTGGTTCCGGCAAACCAACCATGGATCAGGAAGTCCGTATCGCCGTTGGCCAGTATGAAGTGCGGTACGGTGAATGGCACCGCGAATATTTCGATCTGGCGACGCTTTATCGTCGATATTGGCCGGATGCCGAGGCCGACGAGGTGCGCCTTGTCTGGATTGGCATAGTTTCGGGCGATGATTACATCGCCGCACAGAATAGTGTGATACATCTAACGCATATTTTACTTTCACGTTAGCAACGAGATCACGTATCAAAAACCATCACATTTCATCAGGGTCAGGACCACAGCATTACACACTGGCCAGAGACAAAAGGACGTCCAATGAACTCCCATATCGCAAAACGCTTTCTTGCTGGCACAGCACTTGGTATCGGCATGCTGTTTGGCGCGCCAACTGCCTTCGCGCAGGATAGCCTGAGCGCTGAACAGAAAACCGAAATCGAAGGCGTTATTGAACAATACCTGCTTGATAACCCGGATGTTCTTTTGCGCGCGATCCAGAATGTCCAATCCTGGCAAGCGGCCGCACAGGCCCGTCAACAGGCAGAGGCTATTACCCCTGTATGGGATGCGCTGGTTGCTGACAGTACCGTGCCCTCGGTCGGTCCGGTTGATGCGCCAGTAACCGTGA from Thalassospira indica harbors:
- a CDS encoding M48 family metalloprotease, whose protein sequence is MLRRIITLTAIFLVALPSTVFAQGRSFIRDTEIEETLRMYATPIFRAAGLDPNGVSIYIVSDNSLNAFVAGGQKLFINTGLLLKAETPEQVIGVVAHETGHISGGHLSRVHDQLRNASAISILSTIAGVAAGVAAGRSDVGTAAILGGQNVATRNFLAYSRTQESSADQAGVKYLTEAGISSRGMLEFMQTLEGQELLSTASQDPYLRSHPLTVERVDFLENYVSNSSLKDAKVSPDLYERHARMRAKLFAFTNHIQNTMRTYPESDTSIAARYARSIAYYRDSQLEPALEIIEGLIAEEPSNPYFEELKGQILLEFGRARDAIPPLQKSAELSNGAPLIRLLLAHAMIETGDEAYLAPAKENLIGVLSRERGNASAWRFRAIVENRLGNEGEASLSQAEYSLLTGDRQAASYHAVQADRKLEKGTATWVRAQDILQATNPDGVPGKDAAN